The Clostridium beijerinckii genomic sequence GATGTTATTTATTATATCTGGACTAGAATTGTAATTTTAGCTGGGAGAGTTAATCTAGATGGCAACTTATATATGTCAAAAAGCATTCCATATACATTAAAGACTTTAGCTATAGAATTTAATAGGGATGAAAGTCAAGTAAAATTGGCATTAGATACATTTATAGATCTAGAAATGGTTGAAGTTATTGAAGAAAATGTTTATAAAGTAAAGAATTTTGCAAAACATCAAAATATCAAAGAAAAGGTTAAAGATATTACTGAGGATAAAGAAAAAATGGGTAAAAAGGATAGTAAGTTAAAAAGCGAAGAGACTAAAAGTGTTGAAAATATCTATGATGAAAAACATGATATTGAAGAAGAGCTTGGCAATGAAATTATTGAAAAGCAACAGCAGAAAGACAACAATATGTGTAATATGGAGAATGCAATTGATACTAAGAATAATATAGAAATTAAAAATGAAGGAATCAGCGATAATAAGAACATAATAAGCACGGGGAAAATTAATGGTGTACCGAAAGGCAATATACCTGTACCTTTAGTGATGAATAAAAATAAGAAGCCGAAGAAAAATACGGATATTGAGGTTACTGATGATGAAGATGATGATGAATTCGGTTTTTATGAAGGAGATAGAAAGCCTTTAGGTAAAGGCGAAAGTGTATTTAGTGAGTTTTCTTTTTAGCTCAAAAAGAAAAATACGACTTAATATTTGATTTACGTGCAAGGGTGAGATTCATAACTATTCCCCACGAAATTCTGATTTTTCATGGGGGATTTAGCTAATATTTTAAGTTCTTTTATAGGGTGTATTTAACTCAATCATTTCGATAAATTTTGAAAGGGAACTAGTCATTAAAGAATCTTTCCGCCTTATAAAAAATGTTTTTGTAGTATTGTATTTATCAGGTACTGAGAATGATTTTAGAAGTCCTTTCTTTTTATAATCTTCAATAGTAGACTTGGGTACAAAGGATGCACCAAGATCAGCAATAACGCCTTCAATAATAGAAGTTAAATTATTAAATTCCATATATCGAATATTATGAATGCTTTTGGATTTGAGCCAGTTTTCAAGCTGTGTTCTATTAGGACATCCTGCTGTACTCATCAAAAATGGTTTTGAATATAAATCTTCTATATTATCATATTTAGGACTTGATATTAGAACTAAGGTTTCTTCGACTACAAGTTCACTTACGATATTCTCATCACTAAAGGACTGAGCTTTGACAAAAGCTCCATCTAACTGGAAGTGTTTTATTTTATAAATAAGTTCATCTGATTGACTTGTTATAAGAG encodes the following:
- a CDS encoding phage replisome organizer N-terminal domain-containing protein, with translation MKERRYVRFRVDMYDDTKFKIIDRMPERDVIYYIWTRIVILAGRVNLDGNLYMSKSIPYTLKTLAIEFNRDESQVKLALDTFIDLEMVEVIEENVYKVKNFAKHQNIKEKVKDITEDKEKMGKKDSKLKSEETKSVENIYDEKHDIEEELGNEIIEKQQQKDNNMCNMENAIDTKNNIEIKNEGISDNKNIISTGKINGVPKGNIPVPLVMNKNKKPKKNTDIEVTDDEDDDEFGFYEGDRKPLGKGESVFSEFSF
- a CDS encoding LysR family transcriptional regulator, with translation MESSELRIFRAVAQAGSITKAAQALGYVQSNVTARIQQLESDLNTQLFYRQRGMILTPTGEKLLAYAEKIIYLLDEADKALNDCCDPSGSLSIGAVHTVSAIRLPEILSQYHKAYPKVDLSLITSQSDELIYKIKHFQLDGAFVKAQSFSDENIVSELVVEETLVLISSPKYDNIEDLYSKPFLMSTAGCPNRTQLENWLKSKSIHNIRYMEFNNLTSIIEGVIADLGASFVPKSTIEDYKKKGLLKSFSVPDKYNTTKTFFIRRKDSLMTSSLSKFIEMIELNTPYKRT